Within the Pelagovum pacificum genome, the region CGCGAGCGAGAACCGGTCGAGCGACTTGTAGAAGGCCATCTTCGCTTCGTTCAGCCCGCGCACCAGACCGCAGCTGCCGAGCAGGATGCAGGTGGAGCAATCCACCATCTGCGTGTCGCCTTCCATGTAACGGGCGAGTTCGCCAACGCGGATTTCTTCCGCCGGACGGGCGAGGCTGATGCCCCCTGACCGGCCGCGTGTGCTTTGCAGGAAGCCGCCGTCCACCAGTTTGCGCACCACCTTCATCAGGTTCGGGTGCGACAGGCGGTGCGCCTTCGAGATCTCGGCGATGTTCACCAGTCTTTCCGGGTGGGCTGCAAGGTAGAGACAGCTCCGGAGAGCGTAATCAGTGAACTTGGTAAGGTGCATCGTAAGGGGCCAATCCAAAAGGACGTTCCAAAAGCTGTCGAAAGTTTGGACTTAGGTCAATAACGGCTTCTGGTGACGCTTAACGAGGCTCGGCGCGCATGTTTTGCACGCAACATCCTCCGCGCAAGCGCTTGGGTCATGTAGGATTGGG harbors:
- a CDS encoding RrF2 family transcriptional regulator → MHLTKFTDYALRSCLYLAAHPERLVNIAEISKAHRLSHPNLMKVVRKLVDGGFLQSTRGRSGGISLARPAEEIRVGELARYMEGDTQMVDCSTCILLGSCGLVRGLNEAKMAFYKSLDRFSLADAVGAHPRTLPILRGAAAEA